The Mesorhizobium sp. M1D.F.Ca.ET.043.01.1.1 genome contains a region encoding:
- the modC gene encoding molybdenum ABC transporter ATP-binding protein, with protein MTLSVDIMHRLGDFAVEANFESAGRLTALFGPSGSGKSTLINLIAGLIRPQKGRIAIDGRVLVDTAAGMFVPMHKRRIGTVFQDARLFPHMSVAGNLRYGRWFTPSAERYANMDAVVELLGIGHLLDRRPAKLSGGEKQRVAIGRALLASPKLLLMDEPLASLDEARKAEILPYIERLRDETKIPIAYVSHSVAEVARLASDVVVLSQGKVAAFGPTEAIMQRLDLLPAEERGEGGAVLDTRVLRHDEAFGMTVLGSPAGDIRVPRLPRQAGALVRLRIRARDVMIATEQPAGLSALNILGGTIAAVRPGVGPTVEIAIDCNGAIVLARITEQSKHTLRLALGRKVFAVIKTVSFDSATTVPGLPEEADG; from the coding sequence TGACGCTTTCGGTCGACATCATGCATCGCCTCGGCGATTTCGCCGTCGAGGCGAATTTCGAAAGCGCCGGCCGGCTGACGGCGCTGTTCGGGCCTTCGGGTTCGGGCAAGTCGACGCTGATCAACCTGATTGCCGGGTTGATCCGGCCGCAGAAGGGGCGGATTGCCATCGACGGCCGCGTGCTGGTCGACACCGCCGCCGGCATGTTCGTGCCGATGCACAAACGGCGGATCGGCACGGTTTTCCAGGATGCTCGACTCTTCCCGCATATGAGCGTCGCCGGCAACCTGCGCTATGGCCGCTGGTTCACGCCGTCTGCCGAGCGCTACGCCAATATGGACGCGGTGGTTGAACTCCTCGGCATCGGCCATCTGCTCGACCGGCGGCCGGCGAAACTGTCGGGGGGCGAAAAGCAGCGCGTGGCGATCGGGCGTGCGCTGCTTGCCAGCCCGAAACTGCTGTTGATGGACGAGCCGCTTGCCTCGCTCGACGAAGCGCGCAAGGCCGAGATCCTGCCCTATATCGAGCGGCTGCGCGACGAGACGAAAATCCCCATCGCCTATGTCAGCCATTCCGTCGCCGAGGTGGCGCGGCTGGCGAGCGACGTGGTGGTTCTCTCGCAAGGCAAGGTCGCGGCTTTCGGCCCGACCGAGGCGATCATGCAGCGGCTCGACCTTTTGCCGGCGGAGGAGCGCGGCGAGGGTGGCGCGGTGCTCGACACCAGGGTGCTGCGTCACGACGAGGCTTTCGGCATGACTGTGCTCGGCTCGCCGGCCGGCGATATCCGCGTGCCGCGCCTGCCACGGCAAGCGGGGGCTCTGGTGCGGCTCCGCATCCGCGCTCGCGACGTCATGATCGCGACCGAACAGCCGGCGGGCCTCAGCGCGCTCAACATCTTGGGGGGAACGATCGCCGCGGTCAGGCCGGGCGTCGGGCCGACAGTGGAGATTGCCATCGATTGCAACGGTGCGATCGTTCTGGCGCGCATCACCGAACAGTCGAAACACACCCTTCGCCTCGCGCTCGGCCGCAAGGTCTTCGCGGTAATCAAGACGGTGAGCTTCGACAGCGCGACGACCGTTCCCGGATTGCCGGAAGAGGCTGATGGTTGA
- a CDS encoding winged helix-turn-helix domain-containing protein has protein sequence MPSLSLRINLDPDGRIGPGKIELLEQIAAFGSISAAARGMEMSYKHAWDLVEDMNRVFGKPLVAAQTGGRKGGGAQLTAVGLAVVSRFRAIERAAASAAAVHMQALQAEIDAG, from the coding sequence ATGCCATCGCTAAGCCTGCGGATAAATCTCGACCCCGACGGGCGAATTGGTCCGGGCAAGATCGAGTTGCTGGAGCAGATCGCCGCGTTCGGCTCGATCTCGGCCGCGGCGCGCGGCATGGAGATGTCCTACAAGCATGCCTGGGATCTGGTCGAGGACATGAACCGGGTGTTCGGCAAGCCGCTGGTCGCGGCGCAGACCGGCGGCAGGAAAGGCGGCGGCGCGCAGTTGACCGCGGTCGGCCTCGCCGTCGTCAGCCGCTTCAGGGCCATTGAGCGCGCGGCGGCTTCTGCGGCCGCGGTTCATATGCAGGCGTTGCAGGCCGAGATCGACGCCGGCTGA
- the cobF gene encoding precorrin-6A synthase (deacetylating) translates to MRKLLVIGIGAGNPEHMTVQAINGLNRADVLFIPDKGAKKNDLAELRRQICDRFVTNPQSRRVEFDVPVRADPTSSYRVTVDDWHEAIAEIYEGLIRDELTEDGCGAFLIWGDPSLYDSALRILERVRHRGNVGFELEVIPGITAIQALAASHATALNRIGDSILVTTGRRLTEEGLPANAGSAVVMLDGKCAFSTLADPDVLIQWGAYLGTTDEIIISGRLGDVGPEIERVREEARRKKGWIMDTYLLRKPGEPEE, encoded by the coding sequence ATGCGCAAGCTTCTCGTCATCGGCATCGGCGCCGGCAATCCCGAACACATGACCGTACAGGCGATCAACGGCCTGAACCGGGCCGACGTGCTGTTCATTCCTGATAAGGGCGCCAAGAAGAACGATCTCGCCGAGCTCCGCCGGCAGATCTGCGACCGTTTCGTCACCAACCCGCAATCGCGCCGCGTCGAGTTCGACGTGCCGGTTCGCGCCGACCCGACATCGTCCTATCGCGTGACGGTCGACGACTGGCACGAAGCGATTGCCGAGATCTATGAGGGGTTGATCCGCGATGAGCTGACCGAAGACGGCTGCGGCGCCTTCCTGATCTGGGGCGATCCTTCGCTCTATGACAGCGCGCTGCGCATCCTGGAGCGCGTGCGCCACAGAGGCAATGTCGGTTTCGAGCTCGAAGTCATTCCAGGCATAACCGCCATCCAGGCGCTGGCAGCATCCCACGCGACGGCGCTCAACCGCATCGGCGATTCCATTCTCGTCACCACCGGCCGGCGGCTGACCGAAGAAGGGCTGCCGGCCAACGCCGGGAGCGCGGTGGTCATGCTCGACGGCAAGTGCGCCTTCAGCACGCTGGCCGACCCGGACGTCTTAATCCAGTGGGGCGCCTATCTCGGCACGACGGACGAGATCATCATTTCCGGACGCTTAGGCGATGTCGGCCCCGAGATCGAAAGGGTCCGTGAGGAAGCCCGGCGGAAAAAGGGCTGGATCATGGATACCTATCTGCTGCGCAAGCCCGGCGAACCGGAAGAATAG